A portion of the Candidatus Pristimantibacillus lignocellulolyticus genome contains these proteins:
- a CDS encoding Ig-like domain-containing protein, translated as MQARKKLAMLVAITLVLQLFLPIWSDSYSVKAAVSGPQIVSLSPANGTSNVPVNSIFKVTFDESIKKNDLSKNIAIYKYSSNSLVEKYAMSDYRVTVSNNVLTLDARGLTLALDTDYYILIEAGAVANESNSALSNGINEASTWNFRTIKTFETIPPQITSVTNGLCAIGYNCPLVQITSPLQFIFNETVYVATGNITLRSNTDNRDIPLTSSEVTGSGSSAITIIPTMPLTPSTTYTVTVSPSNIVDASGNYYAGGSWTFTTAASPLQLISKTPAAGASSVNVTGGLSLVLEFDKNVQGNTDINSNKMIRVRKVSNNQTVFETRASQNVQYSGSKVTINTGYALESNTSYYVTIDAGVFTQSGNSSAIFYGIHNATDWVFTTGSSVDTSPPYIVTTSPLYGSVTVGANDKIILTFNENVFPKSGSIEIREYNSNALYRSISVTSDRVTGGGSQIITIDPHSQRGSEAAKNFSIATRYYVKFNNSAFADAAGNQAINTPSSNAYNFQVSASASAPQLVTISPNNQSTTVATTTKFKATFDKSILIDTVNYNVDFIPVSSNGTTVPAKVEKDPNDAKGIIITPRNGYSLSADTDYYINISDRSIMDVNGNYFVGILNQYQWSFKTLGGDTVPPAITKSEVSGNIVRLVYNELLDETLSPSAASFYVTVGGTARNISSVSIEGNVVSVKLVSNVNSNQKVTISYTKPSNGQIRDLTGNQAPSFANQAVTNGFTDNNVSILSSNYSGSSINMTFSESLNTVSNLAYTQFNVTVNGTIYTISSVVSSGNSLFISMNQVLPANATVVVNYTSGLYPISGVSTDKVASFNHTVGTTSNGSGGTGSVAGAPTLQSITLTSNNLYLQYNEAIRSSSKPGAFQYTVLVNGRIVNVTSVTLNTNMVVLTLASVPTATDVITVSYFGTSSTLLDNDYNAAASFTNRAVGAGNSNGSGSAVTIQGAVLKGNTLTLNFSGNLDPNSVPTADSFLVRLSDNSRLITSISINGAQLVMKLSTVAKVGEIATVSYFNQANTLKSASGITVNGFTNMSVANQTTVLDALSDDYASATNGILLKTTASSTSSDISPGGKSVTKYTVNTEKLITAVTTLANSNMTTANIVFDVPTTEKAAIVAYSIAALEAAKQKGNYTLVVNHGDLSYSIPLSSIDLNKAAFQSGGNSISNYLRIAFEEGSTSATSSLETAINRSGATIVEGPFVYELKVVNGSTSENAVITGNITSTAKSSDSITNSNTTAVFYDEGIAAISAVPTTFKSNNGVTTITFKRPGNSAYAIVKSNKTFSDTKSHWAHNEITIMARKFIVEGHSASNFNPKSNITRGEFATYIVKGLGLSANKAAAKQFNDVNSDSVMGGYIGAAVASGIVSGVSSSSFAPNSYITRQDMALMMVRAASYAGLSTTLSSSADSILNGYSDKSQLSSYAKTGVATAINLGIISGTTTTKLSPKQNATRAEGTLMIMRLLKKTDSLQY; from the coding sequence ATGCAGGCGAGAAAAAAACTTGCAATGTTAGTAGCAATCACGTTAGTATTACAATTATTTTTGCCTATATGGAGCGATTCTTATTCAGTTAAAGCAGCTGTATCAGGACCGCAAATCGTAAGTTTGAGTCCAGCTAATGGTACAAGTAATGTACCAGTGAACTCCATATTTAAAGTGACATTTGATGAAAGTATTAAGAAGAATGATCTATCAAAAAATATCGCTATTTACAAATACTCTTCAAACTCATTGGTTGAGAAATATGCTATGAGTGATTATAGAGTAACCGTATCTAATAATGTACTGACTCTAGATGCGAGAGGTCTTACATTAGCGCTTGATACTGATTACTATATTTTAATTGAGGCTGGTGCTGTAGCCAATGAATCAAACAGTGCATTAAGTAATGGTATTAATGAGGCTTCAACATGGAATTTTCGCACGATTAAAACATTTGAAACAATTCCACCACAAATAACCTCAGTTACAAATGGGTTATGTGCAATAGGTTATAATTGTCCTTTAGTGCAGATTACATCGCCATTGCAGTTTATATTTAATGAAACGGTGTATGTAGCAACTGGCAACATCACATTACGAAGCAATACAGATAATCGTGATATTCCATTGACCTCTAGTGAGGTAACAGGGAGTGGATCTAGTGCTATTACGATTATCCCGACAATGCCACTAACTCCGTCAACTACTTATACAGTTACAGTATCACCAAGTAATATTGTAGATGCATCAGGTAACTACTATGCAGGTGGTTCATGGACATTTACAACTGCAGCTAGTCCATTGCAGTTAATATCAAAAACGCCAGCAGCTGGTGCTTCCAGTGTTAATGTTACTGGCGGTCTTAGTCTTGTCTTGGAATTCGACAAAAACGTTCAAGGTAATACAGATATCAACAGTAATAAAATGATTAGAGTTCGTAAAGTAAGTAATAATCAGACCGTATTTGAAACTAGAGCAAGTCAAAATGTCCAGTATTCAGGTTCTAAAGTAACAATTAATACTGGATATGCGCTCGAGAGTAACACAAGTTATTATGTAACGATTGATGCAGGAGTGTTTACCCAATCAGGTAATTCCTCCGCGATTTTTTATGGGATTCACAATGCTACCGACTGGGTATTTACAACAGGCTCTAGTGTAGATACATCGCCGCCGTACATTGTTACAACATCTCCATTATACGGAAGTGTAACTGTAGGTGCGAATGACAAGATTATACTGACATTTAATGAAAATGTATTTCCTAAGAGTGGATCAATTGAAATTCGTGAATATAACTCTAATGCATTATATCGTTCAATTTCAGTAACATCTGACCGTGTAACTGGTGGTGGTAGTCAGATCATTACGATAGATCCACATAGCCAAAGAGGGTCTGAGGCTGCGAAAAACTTCTCGATAGCAACGAGATATTATGTGAAATTTAATAACTCAGCTTTTGCAGATGCGGCTGGTAATCAAGCAATTAATACTCCGAGTTCTAATGCTTACAATTTCCAAGTATCCGCAAGTGCATCAGCACCACAGCTTGTGACAATTTCACCTAATAACCAATCTACAACGGTTGCTACGACTACAAAGTTCAAAGCAACGTTTGATAAGTCGATTCTAATTGATACAGTGAACTATAATGTAGACTTTATACCTGTATCTAGCAATGGGACGACAGTTCCAGCAAAAGTTGAGAAAGATCCTAATGATGCAAAAGGAATTATTATTACTCCTAGAAATGGATATAGTTTATCTGCGGATACGGATTATTATATTAATATTTCTGATAGATCAATTATGGACGTAAACGGTAACTACTTTGTTGGAATATTGAATCAATACCAATGGAGTTTCAAAACATTAGGTGGAGATACTGTTCCACCAGCAATTACAAAAAGTGAAGTGAGTGGTAATATTGTTCGCCTCGTATACAACGAGCTTCTTGATGAGACACTATCTCCATCAGCGGCGAGCTTCTATGTAACTGTGGGTGGTACAGCAAGAAATATTAGTAGTGTTTCTATTGAAGGTAATGTGGTATCTGTTAAATTAGTTAGTAATGTGAATTCTAACCAAAAAGTTACAATTTCCTATACTAAACCATCAAATGGTCAAATCAGAGACTTAACAGGTAATCAAGCTCCTAGTTTCGCTAACCAAGCAGTTACGAACGGCTTCACAGATAATAATGTATCGATTTTAAGTAGTAATTATTCAGGATCTTCGATCAATATGACATTTAGCGAATCGTTAAATACGGTTAGTAACCTTGCCTATACACAGTTTAATGTAACGGTGAACGGTACCATTTATACTATTAGCAGTGTAGTTAGCTCAGGTAATAGTCTGTTTATTAGTATGAACCAAGTATTACCTGCGAATGCAACAGTAGTCGTAAACTATACTTCAGGGTTATATCCTATATCGGGAGTATCAACGGATAAGGTTGCCTCATTCAATCATACAGTAGGTACGACAAGCAATGGATCCGGAGGAACAGGATCAGTGGCTGGAGCACCTACATTACAATCGATTACATTAACCAGTAATAATTTATATTTACAATATAATGAAGCGATAAGAAGTTCGTCCAAACCAGGTGCTTTTCAATATACAGTACTAGTAAATGGTCGAATCGTGAACGTTACATCAGTAACACTGAATACTAATATGGTTGTACTTACTCTTGCATCAGTCCCTACGGCTACGGATGTAATAACTGTATCGTATTTTGGAACATCGTCTACACTTCTAGATAATGATTACAATGCGGCAGCATCATTTACTAATAGGGCTGTTGGTGCTGGTAATTCTAATGGTTCAGGATCAGCGGTTACGATACAAGGGGCAGTGTTAAAGGGTAATACATTAACGCTTAACTTCTCAGGCAACTTAGATCCGAATTCCGTTCCTACTGCGGATAGTTTCTTAGTACGATTGTCTGATAATAGTCGTTTAATTACTAGCATTTCAATTAATGGTGCACAACTAGTCATGAAATTATCAACAGTTGCGAAAGTTGGAGAAATTGCCACAGTCTCTTACTTCAATCAAGCGAACACGCTCAAAAGTGCTAGCGGTATTACCGTAAATGGTTTTACTAATATGTCTGTAGCGAATCAAACCACTGTACTAGACGCGCTGTCTGATGATTATGCTTCAGCTACAAATGGTATTTTGTTAAAGACAACTGCAAGTTCTACGAGCAGTGATATATCTCCAGGTGGTAAATCAGTCACTAAATATACAGTGAATACTGAAAAGTTAATTACAGCAGTTACAACACTTGCTAATTCTAATATGACAACTGCCAATATCGTATTCGACGTTCCAACTACAGAGAAAGCTGCAATTGTTGCGTATTCTATTGCAGCATTAGAGGCGGCAAAACAGAAGGGGAACTATACACTGGTTGTTAATCACGGAGATCTAAGTTATTCAATTCCGTTAAGCTCAATTGATTTAAATAAAGCAGCTTTCCAATCAGGTGGTAACTCTATCTCTAATTATTTACGTATTGCATTCGAAGAAGGCAGTACGTCCGCTACATCATCGCTTGAGACAGCTATTAATCGTAGCGGAGCTACGATCGTAGAAGGTCCATTCGTCTATGAGTTAAAAGTTGTTAATGGGTCTACATCTGAGAATGCAGTAATTACAGGAAATATTACAAGCACAGCGAAATCTTCAGATAGTATCACCAATAGCAATACAACAGCTGTATTCTATGATGAAGGTATTGCTGCTATCTCTGCAGTACCGACAACATTTAAGTCAAATAATGGAGTTACAACAATTACGTTCAAACGTCCAGGTAATAGTGCATATGCAATTGTGAAAAGTAATAAGACATTTAGTGATACAAAGTCACATTGGGCTCATAATGAAATTACAATTATGGCACGTAAATTTATTGTAGAAGGTCACTCTGCTTCAAACTTTAATCCAAAGTCAAACATTACACGTGGTGAATTTGCTACGTATATTGTTAAGGGACTTGGATTAAGTGCAAATAAGGCTGCTGCTAAGCAATTTAACGATGTCAACAGTGATTCGGTTATGGGTGGATATATTGGCGCTGCAGTAGCATCAGGCATTGTATCTGGTGTATCAAGCAGTTCATTCGCTCCAAATAGTTATATTACTAGGCAAGATATGGCGTTAATGATGGTTCGTGCAGCTAGCTACGCAGGACTATCAACGACATTATCAAGCTCTGCAGATTCAATATTGAACGGTTATAGTGATAAGTCACAATTAAGCTCATATGCGAAGACTGGTGTCGCTACGGCGATTAACCTAGGCATTATAAGTGGAACAACAACGACGAAGCTATCTCCTAAGCAAAATGCAACTCGTGCAGAAGGAACGCTAATGATCATGCGTCTCTTGAAAAAGACGGATTCACTTCAATATTAG
- a CDS encoding stalk domain-containing protein, with protein sequence MRRYTIKQLFTKKKAIMIMLTGALVITPIQQILPFGSNHYMNIADAATNSNSLVAKGESIISSGVVRKEYTFKTTRSYKAVSTDVHVMEIDLSNPYISLQALSGTDGQVGKRTNVMNMSKNTGAIAAINGDVFVMKNEGTSLGSQIVKGSLVVSPSLLKGMYAFGVTKDKKPTIDMYTFEGNVTSSSGQSFTLSGINQSTYSSDVTGEAYSHSNKLYIYTSAWGGAERPINSGTTPTEVLVVDNIVKEIVENGSIKTTVPSNGYVLRGHRDAAQFLVKNMTVGSTVNANYNLVSQTTKQKVDPSNFDMMVSGHTLLVENGKASSFSRDITGVSGSSYTSRTAIGYSADGKKVYMVTAEKSGSNSGLSLKELQTVLVSLGAHKAVNLDGGGSTTMVERKLGYTSLSLAHATQESSLRSVANGIGVFTSAPKGSLNGLVISGGNSMLIGQSINLSALGYDNYYNPISADVSWSSLNNKGSFSGNTFTANSAGTVSVKATSGGVSALKELQVVGGDQIKSLVASGGVGTLSAGATLPVTLKATLKNGETHQVDGNYLKWEFVGFSGTFKDGSITVKSVNANAKTGYAIASYDGFTTMIPFSNEQSVSTVENFNAVGYSITSQVLPADVTKGSAKLVAGSTSDSADKALQISYDFSAGTGTKASYAKLGEAGRTLSSNLTALSFDVNGDGSNNWLRAELIDGNGQLHYVDIAKSVNWTGWKNIKVNVDTSAMKGSVKLRRIYMITLDSSKAGLATSGQVAIDNIMQYAKTTNSSQNTNSVVKLFIGKKQATVNGKSTLLDVAPVLKGDYTYLPLRFVTEQLGATLQYDNKTKVVKVFNGSTMLQMTLGKKEYVLNGVRYESDVAPFETNGRTLIPVRLFSEKLGYKVTYNHTERSVTIQ encoded by the coding sequence ATGCGTAGATACACAATTAAACAATTATTTACTAAGAAAAAAGCTATTATGATTATGTTAACGGGTGCATTAGTAATAACGCCAATACAGCAAATTTTACCGTTTGGAAGCAATCATTATATGAATATCGCAGATGCTGCAACTAATTCTAATAGTTTAGTAGCAAAAGGTGAAAGTATTATTTCATCAGGCGTTGTACGGAAAGAATACACGTTCAAGACAACTAGAAGTTATAAAGCGGTATCAACGGACGTTCATGTGATGGAAATTGATCTTAGTAACCCATATATTTCATTGCAGGCACTTAGCGGAACGGATGGACAAGTAGGTAAACGAACAAATGTAATGAATATGTCCAAAAATACTGGAGCAATTGCTGCCATTAATGGTGACGTATTTGTTATGAAGAATGAAGGTACGTCACTAGGTTCTCAAATCGTAAAAGGTTCTCTAGTTGTGAGCCCTTCATTATTAAAGGGGATGTATGCATTTGGCGTGACCAAAGACAAGAAGCCTACCATTGATATGTACACATTTGAAGGGAATGTTACATCAAGCAGTGGACAAAGTTTCACTTTATCAGGAATTAATCAGTCTACATATTCATCTGATGTTACAGGTGAAGCGTATAGTCATTCCAATAAGTTATACATCTATACTAGTGCGTGGGGTGGAGCAGAGCGTCCTATTAATTCTGGTACAACTCCAACGGAAGTATTAGTAGTCGATAATATCGTTAAGGAAATTGTCGAAAATGGTAGCATTAAGACAACAGTTCCGAGCAATGGTTATGTTCTACGTGGACATAGGGATGCAGCACAATTTTTAGTGAAAAATATGACAGTAGGATCAACAGTTAATGCTAACTATAATTTAGTTTCACAGACAACGAAGCAAAAGGTTGATCCTTCTAATTTTGATATGATGGTAAGTGGGCATACTTTGCTCGTTGAAAATGGAAAAGCATCTAGCTTCTCACGCGATATTACTGGTGTAAGTGGTAGTTCATATACTTCTCGTACAGCGATTGGTTACTCTGCAGATGGGAAAAAAGTATATATGGTCACTGCTGAAAAATCAGGTTCTAATTCTGGGTTGAGCTTGAAAGAGTTACAAACAGTGCTTGTATCACTAGGCGCGCATAAAGCTGTTAATTTAGATGGCGGCGGATCTACTACAATGGTAGAACGTAAGTTAGGTTACACTAGTCTATCACTCGCGCATGCAACGCAAGAAAGTTCATTGCGTAGTGTAGCTAATGGTATTGGTGTATTTACAAGTGCACCTAAAGGTTCGTTGAACGGCCTTGTCATCTCAGGCGGTAATTCAATGTTAATTGGCCAGTCTATTAATCTTAGTGCACTAGGATATGACAATTATTATAATCCAATTAGTGCGGATGTAAGTTGGTCCAGCCTTAATAACAAAGGAAGCTTCTCTGGTAATACCTTTACTGCAAATTCCGCTGGAACGGTATCCGTTAAAGCAACTTCAGGTGGCGTTTCTGCATTGAAAGAGCTACAAGTTGTAGGCGGCGATCAAATTAAATCATTAGTAGCTTCTGGTGGAGTAGGAACATTATCTGCAGGGGCAACATTACCTGTGACGCTTAAGGCTACACTGAAAAATGGTGAGACGCATCAAGTTGATGGAAACTATTTGAAGTGGGAGTTTGTCGGATTTAGTGGTACATTTAAAGATGGTAGTATTACTGTAAAATCAGTAAATGCGAATGCGAAGACAGGTTATGCCATTGCTTCTTATGATGGTTTTACAACAATGATTCCATTTAGTAATGAACAATCAGTTAGCACTGTTGAGAATTTCAATGCAGTTGGCTATTCCATTACGAGTCAAGTGCTACCTGCAGATGTAACAAAAGGTAGTGCAAAGCTGGTAGCAGGTTCTACATCTGATAGTGCCGACAAAGCATTGCAAATTAGTTATGACTTTTCTGCGGGCACGGGAACAAAAGCTTCATATGCAAAACTTGGGGAAGCGGGTAGAACACTGTCCTCTAATTTGACAGCATTATCATTCGATGTGAATGGTGATGGAAGTAATAATTGGCTTCGTGCGGAGCTTATCGATGGCAATGGTCAATTGCATTATGTTGATATCGCGAAAAGTGTAAATTGGACAGGCTGGAAAAACATAAAAGTTAATGTAGATACAAGTGCAATGAAGGGTTCTGTTAAATTAAGAAGAATATATATGATAACGCTAGATTCATCGAAAGCTGGACTGGCTACTTCTGGTCAAGTTGCAATAGATAACATTATGCAGTATGCAAAAACTACAAATTCGTCACAAAATACGAACTCTGTTGTGAAATTGTTTATTGGTAAAAAACAAGCAACGGTTAACGGTAAATCTACGCTACTTGATGTAGCACCAGTTTTGAAAGGTGATTACACTTATTTGCCATTAAGATTTGTTACAGAACAATTGGGTGCAACGTTGCAATATGATAATAAAACAAAGGTAGTAAAGGTATTTAATGGTTCTACAATGCTTCAGATGACATTAGGTAAGAAAGAGTATGTGCTAAATGGAGTTCGGTATGAATCTGACGTAGCGCCGTTTGAAACGAATGGACGCACATTAATTCCAGTAAGATTATTCTCTGAGAAGCTAGGCTATAAAGTAACTTATAATCACACAGAGCGTAGCGTAACTATTCAGTAA
- a CDS encoding sensor histidine kinase, giving the protein MDHLSVDINRIFSNAIQVMETSKYQIYEVCESARDELHALEKELEQVLQQTVQVIEEVDKLELEYRYARIRLTEVSREFTRYGEQDIKRAYEKATLTQLQLATLREQEKHLKLRRDDLQIRVRNVEKNIERAETIASQMHVVLDYLSGDLDHVTRILESAKNRQLLGLKIILAQEDERKRIAREIHDGPAQSLANIVLRTEIVERMLMKEEYPLVQTELTDLKDQVRNGIEEIRKIIFNLRPMALDDLGLIPTLRKLTQDFEEKNKIHTIFEVFGKELRLNSSMEAAIYRLVQEALSNVTKHAEATRVTIGLAFQQDKLRLSMKDNGKGFRNNPNHSSTDDRTHYGLIGMYERVELIEGTIDIQSEVGRGTEINIVIPLTTT; this is encoded by the coding sequence GTGGATCACCTCTCAGTCGATATTAATCGAATATTTTCAAATGCTATTCAAGTAATGGAGACTAGCAAATATCAAATCTACGAGGTGTGTGAATCAGCTCGAGACGAGCTACATGCTTTGGAGAAAGAACTTGAACAAGTGCTACAGCAAACGGTTCAGGTGATTGAGGAGGTTGACAAGTTAGAACTTGAATACCGATATGCCAGAATTCGTTTAACAGAGGTCAGTCGTGAATTTACTCGCTATGGTGAGCAGGATATAAAGAGAGCCTATGAGAAGGCGACATTGACACAACTACAGCTTGCTACTTTACGTGAACAAGAAAAACATCTTAAACTTCGTAGAGATGATCTTCAAATTCGAGTTCGAAATGTCGAAAAAAATATTGAGCGGGCAGAAACAATAGCATCTCAAATGCATGTTGTGCTCGACTATTTGTCAGGTGATCTGGATCACGTTACTCGAATATTAGAATCAGCGAAAAACCGTCAACTACTTGGTTTGAAAATTATTTTGGCGCAAGAAGATGAGCGTAAACGAATTGCAAGGGAAATACATGATGGACCAGCGCAGTCGTTAGCCAATATTGTACTTCGTACTGAAATAGTAGAACGAATGTTGATGAAGGAAGAATATCCACTTGTACAAACCGAATTAACAGATTTAAAGGATCAAGTTAGAAATGGTATAGAAGAAATTCGTAAAATTATTTTCAATCTTCGTCCGATGGCGTTAGACGATCTAGGATTGATTCCTACGTTAAGGAAGCTTACTCAGGATTTCGAAGAAAAAAATAAAATCCATACGATTTTTGAGGTGTTCGGCAAAGAATTACGTCTTAATTCTTCAATGGAAGCTGCGATCTATCGACTTGTGCAAGAGGCATTATCGAATGTGACCAAGCATGCTGAAGCGACGAGAGTAACGATTGGTCTTGCATTTCAACAGGATAAGCTTCGCTTAAGTATGAAGGATAATGGAAAAGGATTTCGTAATAATCCTAACCATAGTTCTACGGATGATAGAACGCACTATGGGTTGATAGGAATGTATGAGCGA